In Streptomyces sp. SLBN-118, the following are encoded in one genomic region:
- a CDS encoding ferric reductase-like transmembrane domain-containing protein: MTTMFTSTTYATRGMRHRRPRRSPVPFLVPLVIWAGAAGVLALWWSDTNAVVGPAGWLTGAGRITGLLAGYACAVLLALMARVPLLDHRIGTDRLARWHAFGGRCTISLALAHTLLIIWGYSLASHTSVVGQTSTLVFHYPDLLKGTIGFLLFLLTGILSARAARRRMSYEAWHYLHFATYLAVFLTFGHQLSNGADFVGNRLAQIAWYTLFLGVAALLAWFRFAVPVRRGLRHRMRVTAIHPEAPGVVSVHLTGEHLDELGGEPGQFLRWRFMARGLWWTANPYSLSAPAHPDHLRITVKTVGGHSAALARLAPGTRVWAEGPYGSFTAMRRTAPQVLLLAGGVGITPLRTLFETLPGHVTLVYRARRVEDLALRGEIDAIAARRRATVHYILDEPADCSSPLTARSLSALVPGLAAHDVYLCGPPGMAQAAAHALREAGVPARRIHHESFAF; encoded by the coding sequence ATGACCACGATGTTCACCAGCACCACGTATGCGACCCGTGGCATGCGGCACCGGCGTCCACGCCGCAGCCCTGTGCCGTTCCTGGTCCCGCTGGTGATCTGGGCCGGTGCCGCGGGCGTGCTGGCCCTGTGGTGGAGCGACACGAACGCGGTGGTCGGCCCGGCGGGCTGGCTCACCGGCGCGGGCCGGATCACCGGGCTGCTGGCGGGCTACGCCTGCGCCGTACTGCTGGCCCTGATGGCCCGCGTACCGCTCCTGGACCACAGGATCGGCACGGACCGGCTCGCCCGCTGGCACGCCTTCGGCGGGCGCTGCACCATCTCGCTGGCCCTGGCCCACACCCTGCTCATCATCTGGGGCTACTCCCTGGCCTCACATACGAGCGTGGTCGGCCAGACGTCCACTCTCGTCTTCCACTACCCCGACCTGCTCAAGGGCACGATCGGCTTTCTGCTGTTCCTGCTCACCGGGATCCTCTCGGCGCGCGCGGCCCGCCGCAGGATGAGCTACGAGGCCTGGCACTATCTGCACTTCGCCACCTACCTGGCCGTTTTCCTCACGTTCGGCCACCAGCTCTCCAACGGAGCCGACTTCGTCGGCAACCGGCTCGCCCAGATCGCCTGGTACACCCTGTTTCTCGGCGTCGCCGCGCTGTTGGCCTGGTTCCGGTTCGCCGTCCCCGTACGGCGCGGACTGCGCCACCGCATGCGCGTCACCGCGATCCACCCCGAGGCTCCGGGCGTGGTCTCCGTCCACCTCACCGGCGAGCACCTGGACGAACTGGGCGGCGAGCCGGGGCAGTTCCTGCGCTGGCGCTTCATGGCCCGCGGGCTGTGGTGGACCGCCAACCCGTACTCCCTCTCCGCTCCCGCGCACCCCGACCACCTGCGCATCACGGTGAAGACCGTCGGCGGCCACAGCGCCGCGCTGGCCCGCCTGGCACCCGGCACCCGGGTGTGGGCCGAAGGGCCCTACGGAAGCTTCACCGCGATGCGCCGCACCGCTCCCCAGGTGCTCCTCCTGGCCGGCGGCGTCGGCATCACCCCCCTGCGCACGCTCTTCGAGACGCTGCCGGGACACGTGACCCTCGTCTACCGCGCCCGCCGCGTCGAGGACCTCGCCCTGCGCGGTGAGATCGACGCGATAGCCGCCCGCCGACGGGCCACCGTGCACTACATACTCGACGAACCCGCCGACTGCTCCTCTCCCCTCACTGCTCGGAGCCTCAGCGCTCTGGTTCCGGGCCTTGCCGCGCACGACGTGTACCTGTGCGGGCCGCCCGGTATGGCGCAGGCCGCCGCCCACGCCCTGCGGGAAGCCGGCGTACCCGCACGGCGCATCCACCACGAGTCGTTCGCGTTCTGA
- a CDS encoding FAD:protein FMN transferase: protein MPDIAHALRHVEHVMGTVFSFDIRDKPTTAIHRALAEAVRHLHRVDAVFSTYRPDSHISRLNRGDIHLADCPPEVHEVLSLCARATHDSNGWFSIVPAGALDPSGLVKGWATEAASGLLHNAGAHHTCVNAGGDLQLRGQAAPGTPWRIGIAHPLRAGDLATVVTAHRDLAIATSGTAERGAHIFDPHHGTPVTPFASLTVVGPHLTMTDTYATAAFAMGDGARHWLEAMEGYEALAILPDGREWRTSGFRRYGS, encoded by the coding sequence ATGCCTGACATCGCACACGCGCTGCGCCACGTCGAGCACGTGATGGGCACGGTCTTCTCCTTCGACATCCGGGACAAGCCCACCACCGCCATCCACCGCGCCCTCGCCGAGGCCGTACGCCACCTCCACCGGGTCGACGCCGTGTTTTCCACCTACCGGCCCGACAGCCACATCAGCCGCCTCAACCGCGGAGACATCCATCTGGCCGACTGCCCACCCGAGGTTCACGAGGTCCTGTCCCTGTGCGCACGGGCCACCCACGACAGCAACGGCTGGTTCAGCATCGTTCCCGCCGGCGCCCTCGACCCTTCGGGCCTCGTCAAAGGCTGGGCCACCGAAGCCGCATCCGGACTCCTCCACAACGCCGGCGCGCACCACACCTGCGTCAACGCCGGCGGCGACCTCCAACTCCGCGGCCAGGCAGCCCCCGGCACCCCCTGGCGCATCGGCATCGCCCACCCACTGCGGGCCGGCGACCTCGCCACCGTCGTCACGGCCCACCGTGACCTGGCCATCGCGACCTCCGGCACCGCCGAACGCGGCGCCCACATCTTCGACCCGCACCACGGCACCCCTGTCACCCCGTTCGCCTCCCTCACCGTCGTCGGTCCGCACCTGACCATGACTGACACGTACGCCACCGCCGCTTTCGCCATGGGCGACGGCGCCCGGCACTGGCTGGAGGCAATGGAGGGCTACGAAGCGCTCGCGATCCTGCCCGACGGCCGGGAATGGCGAACCTCAGGATTCCGCCGATACGGATCATGA
- a CDS encoding FMN-binding protein, whose protein sequence is MRRAILATTGISALVVALLSLKPHQLPGLAGRAPQTPSATASAPIPAGTPPGSSTGTGTFTGNPVETQYGTVQVAVTLAKGKISAVKVLQAPDQNGRDQQITDYAVPRLTQEAIGAQSAQIDAVSGASYTSQGYIQSLQSALDQAHA, encoded by the coding sequence ATGCGCCGAGCCATTCTCGCCACCACAGGAATCAGCGCCCTGGTCGTCGCCCTGCTCTCCCTCAAACCCCACCAACTCCCCGGGCTCGCAGGCAGAGCGCCGCAGACGCCCTCGGCCACGGCCTCCGCGCCCATCCCCGCGGGCACGCCGCCGGGGTCGTCCACGGGGACGGGCACCTTCACCGGGAATCCCGTCGAGACCCAGTACGGAACCGTGCAGGTCGCCGTCACCCTCGCCAAGGGGAAGATCAGCGCGGTGAAGGTCCTCCAGGCACCGGACCAGAACGGCCGTGACCAGCAGATCACCGACTACGCGGTGCCCCGCCTCACCCAGGAGGCGATCGGCGCCCAGAGCGCGCAGATCGACGCCGTATCCGGTGCCAGCTACACCAGTCAGGGCTACATCCAGTCCCTGCAGAGCGCCCTGGACCAGGCCCATGCCTGA